The Neodiprion pinetum isolate iyNeoPine1 chromosome 5, iyNeoPine1.2, whole genome shotgun sequence genome segment TAACGCTCTGTCCGTCTTCTATCCGAAGTTCTCGCGATCTTCTCGCCTGGCTGGTTACCGACAATTGATGCAATGCCCGGTGGGTAAGGGCTTCGCGTTTCGTCAACGACAGATCATGCGCCCGAAATTCCTTTCACTTTACTagtagcgaaaaaaaaaaaaaccgtaagAAATCCCTGGCCTTGCCACGATTGATCGCAAACCGAAAAATCCATGTTCATAGGCAGATAAGTAATGAAACTGATTTACCAACCGCGCCCAAGCTGGGTTCGCAGAGTTCTTGTTGAATGGTCGTTACTGACGAAAGATGCAGAAAATTGTTCCATGCTGCCATCGCGATTCGATGAATTAAAAAGGAATACAATAATAAATCTAATTGTTTTCAAAACGattgttttaaaatattcTGATAACACTGTCAGGCTCTGAGActaaaatattatgaaaagtTTTCACATGTTGGCATATcgagtttcaaaaaaacttcCAGGAAAATTGTAACTTTTGTAATGTTTCAGAACGTAGTTTTCACATGATGTGTTAAAATCTTTTCACAAAATCTCTTaattgtgtataatattttctatGGGCTgttgattgattttcaagaaaatgtgcaagatttttaaaaatcaatttcttcatACAATTCATATTCAATGTTAATTCGGTGATTGAAACTTTGACATAATGCAACAACGTTCTATGAAATACCTAAATACTTGTTACTTGTAGTCTTTCGATAATCTATCAATTATTGATATAAGAAAAGGCCGATTTTTCCGTCCTTTGAAATCAAAcctttattttgttttatcgaGTCAACTTTTCGCAGTTTTTTAATACGTTAAAAATGTTGTCCTCTATTTTCATACGTAAGAATCAGGTTCCCGATTGTCAATATCCAGTTCAGCAAGTCAACCCAAATAAAATGTCGGTCAGCAGCATTCGCTGGTTCCGCAAGATCCGCGTGTTCACATAACTGGTAAACTGATCGTAATATATTGCAGATTTCCTCCGGATTTATTGAACGATCCCTCATTAAATGCTTGAATCATAATGAAGAATGAGTTCGAGTCGTATACTTcacggtgaatttttttttctatcatcaGATTTTGCGCAGCTACAATATCTTGAAAAATctacacaaatttttcacattattatCCCGCAAATTGTTctgtatatacaataatatttggcacattttttgaataaatgacatcgaattgaaaaatacttgaTCATTTTAGATTATCAGAATAaccatttatttcaaattttaaatcatttatTCACTGTTCTATTTATGTGAGATATTATTTATGttgttttctttctgtttcagattataaataaataccaaAGATTACAAAAATAGCATGCCAAATCAAATATGGATGTTCAGAAGCGGCTTGATCCTCTTCTGTTTAGCCGCCATCCAATGGCTGGCACTTGGTAAgcggtgaaataatttaagtTACAcattacaaattcaaaaatttcgaatcctcGAATCAGTTCCGTcaataaaaaatcacattCGTCACGGAACTCAGCATTGATCACTATAATTCTTATTGTTAATTcgattttgacaaattttgagCACCGAAATTCTTTCCAATAATACTGTAGGTAATATctagattgaaaattcaaaatacaaaCTTAAGAATTACATAGGAAacaaaatgagagaaaaaatttacagaataACTAAATCTTCGTTGTTTTTCGAATTGATTTTTACTCCATGTTTCTGATCGCAGGAAGTCCTGTAAGAGAAAGAATGAAGAGGGAAACGGAAATAGCGAACACAAACTGGACGAGCCTTGCTGATGAGTGGTTACTTGCTAAAGAAAGAATTGCACGGAGAATGAGTGTTCCGCTTCTACCTAACAGCAGCGTTATACGCGAATTTCAGGACGTACAAGTCGTCATTAACAGAACATCTCCCGAACAAATGTTAAGAGTGAGGAACTTGGATCACGCCTATCTATTTATTActtgataaatattcataGCGTAAATAACTGGGTGAAAAGGATTTCAGTTCACTAGACGCATATTTGAAATGCTTTGTCTTGCAGAAATTTTCCTATAGCCGTTGGATTAAAATGTTTTTATGTTATATTTGATAGTGGGTAAATTAttgaacaatttaaaaaaaatttaatcgcaTTTGTACGAATAATTCGAAGAATTTTAATGAGAAAACTTTCTCATACTCACTGCtagttattttttgaaaaatacattacagaaatttacaaatatttaaaattaacgttttctaaaaattattaaagaaaGATTGAGACGACAATTTGAATGTTACTTTTGTCTAGAAAACTCTTGGCAATTCCAATCACAAATAAAGTTGAGTCCACATAAACGACTATCTAAATCAGTATTAACAAATagaaattgattgaataacGTTGACTTTTAAAAAActataataatcaatattctagaataactgaatttcccagaaaataaatattttaaattctgagtaaactaaaaatgaaacatttataaacaatcgtgaaatgaattttttaacttcttcggtaaaattattttcctacCAAATATCTGAAATGTCACTGAGAAGTATCAAATTTGCTGTAAAATCTAACATGAATGCATAAATACATTACATTATCGTGAGACGTGACTTGACTTGAGGAAGAAGCGCATAAATTTGTTTAGTATAACAAATATCGATAAAGTCTTCGGAATGTCAACCGGGGATTGCACAAACTGTTGTACCGGGCCTAAACGTGAAAGCAAGCCATTTCGGCATCTACAGATAGACAACCTGgcgtttcaatttcattcctGACATGGTAAATTGTAACTCCAGTTACCTATCTGTAGGCAACAGAGTGGCTTATTACCACATTTAGGCCCAGTAAAAGCAAGCTTAAACAAGATATGTATTAAAGTTTCTCGTAAAACGGATTATGTGTACAAACATGCGACGACATGCGCCCTTATTAATATAACGAACACAGAACTGCaagtatttgaaatattcgcCACGCAAAAACGTgattatatattaattatttgtattttatacatatatcaaaaactatgcgaatacctaaaatgaaaattgatctaatttttatttatatggaTCAAACGTCGgttagaaaatacaaaaattattccgtaataaaatttaataaatttaatagacGACGGGGCTTTCAATATTCCGGAATCATTAACTAATCGTGAGTTCTGTGCCGTGATTCCTTGCAATATATACCGGAAACCCGTTGCTAGATACTTCGTATTTCCGTTACAGTGCGCAATATTGAACGAATGAATCtgacgtgaaaattttccagtAGTAGAAATGATGAGTCATGAGAAAAGTGGTGTATTATGTTGTGCAGCACTGcaatgaaaatggaaataatcTCATCGAAAATTAGCGACGAAGAGtaagaggaagagaaaagaaagctGTCTGCGATGCTTTGAACAAATCAACTTTCACGTATGACAGATGCTGCTGTGTAACGCGAGCGTAtgcatatatatctatgtaaaGGTTCCTTCCTTACTTCCgttgctctttttttttactcctgcACAAGATCATACAGGCACTCTCACTTTTGGTATCAAAATATACTTTCTCCACGACTATGTATAGTGAACCAGTCCATGCGTAAATGCCGCATTAACAACTCTGCCTGATCGCCCATTAAATGCGCAGCAAGTACCGCACTGTATGCGTTGCAATTTCGATACACATTGGCTGGAAGTAAATTTAAGAGTAAATTATCCGGACTTTTCACGTAACTCGGAAGAAATATATTCGCGTTCCGACAAATTGGCTCTCTCGTTTATCGAGGAGAAAAAAGTATATTCTTATATAtacgaatttaaaattaaccTCACTTATCTGAACccaataattcaaaattttcaaatgattgAGTGCATAATATCACGGATCAACTTCAAGATGAATCAAATCCATGCAAGCCCGTCTGAAGAATATTCCGACGAACGCGTTGAAACCAATATGGCCGCCGTTTGCTCACTTGCGATTATAATTCGGctgtaaaacaattttcattgattGTTAGCCATCAAGAACCATGTCACGAGCAACAAAATGGTGGTAGAGTAGTTTGTGCTCTGAGTTCACCGTCTACGACAGTCTAGGAACTGAGAGTTTTCAGGGCTAGGTTGGATCTGAGAAACCTACAGAAATTCGCCATAAACGCAACTTGGAAGACACTTCAtcgatttttctaaaaatcaaaGGCTATTAGGTTTTGAAGATGGTCTTTTAAAAGCATTGATTGAAATTACACAAGCCCAATTAAACGTGAATCTGTTTATTTTCCAACTGTTATATAAATGGCCTAACACTCTATTCGCCAAGTTggattcaattttaaaaatcttaaaatGTAGAGGTTAATTCGTATGATTATTGGGCCCAATAAACATTTTGTTCACGACCAACTTGTGAAACACCACTAACTTCGGCGCTGACCAACGCGCAGACCCGCAAACTCATGTGTTCGCTCCTGAGTCCACTTTCCAGTCGCGCGCGCCACTAACGCCACCCACGCAGCCACGCGCGCGTCCCGCAATCGGCTTGCCAAGTTTCCCGCTGTCGAATTTGAGCCGCGGCTGGGATATGAAACCAACGATCTCATCACGTGATACGGCTAGCAAATCAGTCCTACAGCTACGCTGTGATATCAGAAGGAGGTTTTGATCAACTGCATCATCGAGACCTCTACCCTGGCTCCTGCATGCGTAGTCCAAGGGACCTGTACCACTATCCACCAGCTCACTGGGTTCTGCAGCAGATCGACTCCTCGCCAAGGCCTCTCACAAGGCGACTCAGCGTGCTGCTGTCACTCTGGGACGTAAGAAGAGCTAGGCTCACCTCGCCACGGTATAATCGCAGCACTCCATCACTGCTATCACCTCTGAAGGCATCACAACTGCTCGTCTCAGCTGCCTCCTCCACCGCTAATACAGTGGACCACCGCTAAACCCGCTATTTGATGGAAACCAAATCATGACTAAACCTtttgtatacatgtaaataaataaatgataaggTACACATCAAACATAAACCATTAAAAGTCTCGTCTTTGATTCAGCAGCGATTACTCCCCTCCATGCGGCTCGGTCACAACGCTAGCGACATCTAGCACAATTTTGAAATGATCTTTTTGCTGTAAAAATGAACAGCTTGGCTGTAGAAGTAGgtgaaaataatagaaaaatcgttttaattgattaattgcaAACCAGATTGTCAATATTGCGAAATTGCCTTAACGCAAGATTACGGTTTTCTTAGCAAAATGACTTTACTGTGATCAAATAAATACCCTATAAAAAGATACGCTGTTTACTAATGTAAGAAATGTTTTAAACTTTGTTTCACGATctcattttctgtttttttcggTCATCTTCAACCCGTCAATTAGCTGAACTATTCGAGAACACTTTGGGATCTGGAGTCTTCGCAAAAAAGTGGCCACCTATCTGGTTTCGTCGACAAGGCACTGAAGCTACTGGATCTTCGAAAAGTCATGATGGAGGTGGAGACCTCGGTGATGTCAAAGGTCTCCTGTACTGCCTGCAAGGTCGGCGCCGGCCTCTTGCAGCACTACATCAAGAGCGGAAAAACTGACGAGGAGATCATGGCCAGCATTTACCAGTTTTGCATTTCCCTCAAAATTCAAAGCGCTCGAGTCTGCCAAGGCGTCACGCTGCTGTTCGGAGTGAGTACTTTCTGATTATTCAATCACTTAATTCGGTTTTTCCTCACGCAAAACTCCATCTATAGAGCATTTTTGCAATTGGAAAGCGATAGTgactgataaaaaatataaggtTATTACTTATAGATTCCAAGTATATTaagtatgatttttaaaaacggTGGAAAAAGTTTCTACAGGTTGCCATATGAAATGAGTGAGAATATCATCTGAAATTCACTACCGCGAACTCTGTCAAAGTACCGTTAGTGAAAACTTTTCAGttgttggataaaaaataccaTCTAAGAGCATTCAGATGGTACAACAAAATACCTACATAAATATTAAAGCACGATACGATAGTCCGagtatttcacaaaatatcgATCATACCTAGTTTTCCAAAACCTTCGGCAATTGATTTATACTTAAATCCTTTTTTGCcaaagaatgaaaacaaaGACTGCCCAATGTGATAAAACTTTTCCTGAAATATTGAACGTTAAATTTCTTCCGTGAAATTTGTTACGAAAATTCTTGGTACTTTTAATGCATTGTCAGACCTTCTCAAACCCGAATTTCACCATCAGGGCGAAGTGATCTACGTTCTGAAGCAAATCAGCTTGGGCCCTTCCCAGATATGCAGTTTTGTGATTGGGGACGCCTGCGATGACGCATACAACCCTCAACACGAATGGGAAGTGGCTTTTCCCCCGGTGAACAAGCCGCCAATCCAACCACCGATCCCTCCAACGGAAGGGGCACCGACCTTCAAGGTCCTTCACATATCGGACACTCATTACGACCCCTATTACCAGGAGGGCGCAAATGCTGACTGCAACGAGCCGTTGTGCTGTCGTCTGACCAATGGAGCGCCTCTTACCGCTTCCGGAGCCGCAGGAAGATGGGGCGATTACAGGAAGTGCGATACTCCCAAGAGGACTGTCGATCATATGCTGAAACACATTACGGAAACTCACTCGGTAAATTTACTTcctgattttcaattattgtgACAAAGATGCAGAGGCCTTTTGAGAGTGCAGTGAAACTTGCGGGGGTTTATTTTGGCAGGTTTAATACCAGCAGTTTCTCATTCAACCCTTATTCCATATTTAAAGTCTGCAGATGTACTCGTGACGATATCAATTGAATCGACTTCTAGTCACATTAGGTCTTTTGAACAAGCTTCTGGTAGTCATGCAGCTACTTGAGGTCACTTGGAGTCACTTCAAGCCATATGAATTAATCTGGATTTACTTTTTTCGTCTCTTCACCGCTCTCTACGTCTATCAACTGAAGAACCGTTCTTTGTCGTTATGACCCACAGGACATAGACTACATATTGTGGACGGGAGACCTGCCGCCTCACGACGTATGGAACCAAACAAGGgaagaaaatctgaaaattctACGTGACACTGTGTCGCAAATGGTAGAAATGTTTCCTGGAGTGCCGATATTCCCTGCGCTTGGTAATCACGAAAGTGCTCCAGTCAACAGGTTACACAATTTGAAATAACGTTAAACATTTCGAAATAGTAAAACAAGATGTTGCAAGACTTTGAAAAACCATCGAAATTTCTTACCTCCCAAATACCGTGAAATTGTTTTGAAACCATACAAGGTCCTTAAAAATACCTTGAAAGTCAacgaaataacgaaataatcttGTTGGTACAAAGTTTGTCGAGGTTGCCTAaaaatcttgtacaattcTCTTCAGTTTTCCCCCGCCATTCGTTCCGGGAGAGAACAGCATATCATGGCTGTACGACGAGCTGGATAAGGAATGGAGAAGATGGCTGCCAGCTGGAGTATCGCACACGGTTCGTCGTGGAGCATTTTACTCTGTATTGGTCAGACCGGGTTTCAGAATTCTATCGGTCAACATGAACTATTGCAACAACAAGAATTGGTGGCTGTTGATAAACAGCACGGACCCAGTCAGCGAACTCCAGTGGCTGATTTACGAACTTCAAGGGGCGGAAATTAACGGAGAAAAGGTGCACATCATCGGCCACATTCCGCCGGGACATTCCGACTGCCTTAAAGTCTGGTCCAGGAATTATTACCACATCATTAATCGGTGAGTGCAATTTACGGATTTTCATGCTGTCCCAAGactaattggaaattttttcctgTATAATGAGGTTTTGGAAAGTTGGAATTGCCTCATTTGCTAcagtttttcaagtttttagtATCAAAATGCACTATACTTACTCCATTTGTTACGTCCGGCGTACCGCCACACGTCTTCCTCATCTTCTTCGACCACCTATTGCCTCTGCTTGCTAACTCTTGGACATTCCATATAGTAACGTAATAGTCTTCATCTTGACCTCCTATTTCCATCCAGCCTCACGCCACTTGTTATTCTATTCCCCATTGTTCTGAATTCTCGCACCTTTCCTAGGTTCACACTCGTTGTATAAAACTCACCTCTGAGGCGTTCTCCACCAACTCGGCCTCTTCCATGATATacgggttaaaaaaaaaacaccattaCCGAAACGAGTAAATTAACAAatctaaaaaattcacagagagTACCTTTAAGTATTACTAGTATATAACCAATTACGGGACAGATCTAAGAGGATAAGAAAAGGCAGTCGACTTGGTGGAGAACCCCTCTTCTGTTTCGTCTTCCGTCAAATATACTTCTAACCCATCTCTCATCAAGAATACTTTCCACCCATTTCCAACAAGTCAACGCCTATTCCATTCATCAAATAAGAAACGATCAACGCCAATTCCTAAATGGAAATTACGAATAaagtaatcaaattttcaccaatcTCATCTAATTCGGAGAAACTATTACTTAGAAAGTTCTCAGAGATACGTAATTAGAATTGCTCACATCTTTGCAATTAACATTAGAAATcgggtgaaattttgaataatatctACAGAAACGAATAAGAATTTCAGAGATCTTGTATAtaccaattattattttaccatTGATAATGACTGTGAATTTTTCTGAATGCTGATCCaacgaaatatttcaagatGTCGTAAATTTTTGACAAAGGATTCGATGAATCTGTAAGAATTTTGCGAATTGCGTATTCCTGCAGTCGGTTAATTGCTTATAACTCCATTGATTTAACCAATTCCAGTTACGAATCAACGATCACGGCTCAATTTTTCGGCCATACTCACTACGACGAGTTTCAACTATTCTACGACACGACGGATCTCGGTAGAGCTTTAGGAATAGCTTACGTCGGGCCGTCTGTTTCCCCATACATCGATCTCAATCCGGGGTACCGGATATACTACGTCGACGGGGATCACGCTAAAACTACCAGGGTGAGCGAGAAAACCACTTGAGGTTTCATAGAATTTTACTTCTTGAAGTTCCCCTGAATAAATGACGAAttcaaataatataaacattCCATTAAGTACAAGAGGACcttgaaaaatcaatcacaAGGATGAAGTTGTTATTTACTGTTCGGGTTAGGTTAAGGAAAGaggttatatgtataacaagGAAAGGTTCGTCTCTAAATTCGTTTATCGTCGCGATACATTTAGTACCGAAGTTCTCTGTATACAGACGCTCTGGCTCCAGCGCGATAATTTATACGGTCAgaaccccctccccccccccttccaTCACCAagcgcggagaggggaggggtgcGCAGGCAACTGATAATGCTCGACATCCCGagaatctctctctctctctctctctctctctcattcccATGCTCGCGACTCCAAAATCGGCCTCAGATTAACACACGGTTTACCTGTGCACGAGTGAATGATCCAACAAATCTCGGAAGCAACTTCCGCGAGAGATCTAACGCACACCCAGGGCTATTCCAAAGGACGCCCTGGGCCGTATGGCTTATCAGTTTAGGGGTCCCATGTCTCCCCGTACCTTTCGAGATTTCTAGgcgacgagagagagagattaaTATTCTTCGCagtcaaatattattttattattcctgcGCAACCGttcacaaattttcattctcaatGAAAAACCACATCGTCCGAAGCTTATCGCATTTATGATTGATCGTTCTCTcagaataaaacaattttaaaactcTCACCCAGGGACATTTCATTCGGAAAGGCAAACAAATTCTGAACAAGACCTTCTGCGCGCAACAGATTTCCTGCGATACCGCGATCGGAATTTATTGATTGCTTGTTTTGTGAAAATCAGGTCGTGACGACCAATCAGTTCACGTTTCTACATACCGAATTATTTCCACCAAAGGAAAACATCAATAGCGAAAACTCAAGTATAAATGCCTTACGCATCATTTTCATaacttgaatttaatttttattttcatatgaCAACAAATGAAATCCGATATTCGAGACAAAGCAATGACAATAACTAAAACGGAAACGCTAATAATCAAGTAATAGTAATTGGAACATATTAATTTGAATGGAAACAGTTATAATagttaaataataacaactaAACAGCACCATTTACCATCTTACAAAAACAGCAAATCCAGTTTCACTTCTACAAGATCACATCAAAATATCGCGGGGACAGTTGGTGTTTGGAAATTGTACCGCGGAAAATCTGGGGAAGGGTGAATTAGTTGGGAGAGGTGCGTGGTcaaagaaaaatcctgaacACCCGTTCATTGCCAAATGAAGACGAGAGCTCGTTGAAACATCAGCTAAGCCTTATTTGTTGAAGCGCTGACTAGAGTTATAGTCAGTGTAGAAGATTTTCCGGAAAGAAACGAATATGTGAAACGCAGACCATGCGTATCGATCGCGCGGAAGATGGCCGAAGAGCTGACAGCTCACAGCGCGTTGCCGCGTGTTTTACACGCAATCGAGACTTATCGATTGCGCGGAAGATGACCGAAGAGCTGACCGCTCAGAAGAAAGCCGAACGAAAGAAGAAGTTGCAGATTCGAAGCCGAACAGAAATTTGACACGAGATTGCGCGAATATTCGCGTGATCGTAAGGCGCTTGTAGATCGGGTCGAACACTTCACTTGAGAGATACCGAAGCTGAGAACAAGACTCAAGAGAAAAACAGACCGCTGACCGCGAAGGCTAGTCGACGAATGAATTGGCAAGGGCGACGCAGGCCGGAacaatagagaaaaaaaaagatggggGAGAAGCAAGCCGGCCGGCGAGTCTGGTCTAACGTCCGAGTTGACGAGCGACCGAGCACGCCGGTTAAATTCCCCCCATCCGCGGTAATTTCACTTGAGACTTTCCTGAACATACTCCCCGCCTTCGCCAACGGAAGTTGACGAAGAGTCCATTGGAAGAACGCTGAGTTTCGAAATTGGCCGGGTGAAAGTAGAAGTCGAAGTCCGAAGAGTGACGACCCGAGTAAGGCCGTCGGCACCAGGGTGAAGCGTAACCACACTAGCGAGAGGCTATCGTGAAGGTGGAAGTCTTTCGTCCGTGATGAGCACGAGTGAGCCCACTTGAAGCTCGTGCGAAAGATGATGCCATTTAGAGATTGAAAGATTTCGATGGAGGTACTCAGAAGACCATCTCTTCCAGAAGTGCTCGAGTTTGGACTGAAGTAATTGCCAACGAGAGAGCCGAGATTCCGAAATTGAAGCGAGAGATGCTTCCGGCACGGTATTGAGCGCCTCGCCGATGAGGAAGTAACCAGGAGTGAGAGCGAGTGTGTCCTCTGAATCGTCCGACAAAGGGCAAAGTGGTCGTGAATTGAGGACAGCTTCGACTTGCGCAAGAAGAGTCGTAAATTCTTCGCCCATATGAGGAGCCGATGGTGGATTGATTGACCACTTTGTCCCGAAGTTGGTTAGTGCCGCCATGGTATCGTTGAGTTCTACTGAACCCGCCT includes the following:
- the LOC124220258 gene encoding sphingomyelin phosphodiesterase, with the protein product MPNQIWMFRSGLILFCLAAIQWLALGSPVRERMKRETEIANTNWTSLADEWLLAKERIARRMSVPLLPNSSVIREFQDVQVVINRTSPEQMLRLNYSRTLWDLESSQKSGHLSGFVDKALKLLDLRKVMMEVETSVMSKVSCTACKVGAGLLQHYIKSGKTDEEIMASIYQFCISLKIQSARVCQGVTLLFGGEVIYVLKQISLGPSQICSFVIGDACDDAYNPQHEWEVAFPPVNKPPIQPPIPPTEGAPTFKVLHISDTHYDPYYQEGANADCNEPLCCRLTNGAPLTASGAAGRWGDYRKCDTPKRTVDHMLKHITETHSDIDYILWTGDLPPHDVWNQTREENLKILRDTVSQMVEMFPGVPIFPALGNHESAPVNSFPPPFVPGENSISWLYDELDKEWRRWLPAGVSHTVRRGAFYSVLVRPGFRILSVNMNYCNNKNWWLLINSTDPVSELQWLIYELQGAEINGEKVHIIGHIPPGHSDCLKVWSRNYYHIINRYESTITAQFFGHTHYDEFQLFYDTTDLGRALGIAYVGPSVSPYIDLNPGYRIYYVDGDHAKTTRMVVEHESWVMNLKEANLYDYPIWQKMYTAKQAYQMASLLPRDWDSLIDKMTNEPSLFDLYYKHYYKNSPVRPACNDECRKRLLCDLRSGRSHDRKALCQSLESRIDGETRTGWRAWIYNGLALSMSVVMAIPRFAYNLPKYVLGLG